A stretch of Aspergillus nidulans FGSC A4 chromosome VI DNA encodes these proteins:
- a CDS encoding 60S ribosomal protein eL33 (transcript_id=CADANIAT00010100), with product MPSEHGHRLYVKGRHLSYQRSKRAVNPNTSLIKIDGVDNTEAANFYLGKKVAFVYRAKREVRGSNIRVIWGKVTRPHGNSGVVRAQFRHNLPAKSFGATVRVMLYPSNI from the exons TCACAGAC TCTACGTTAA GGGTCGCCACCTGAGCTACCAGCGCTCCAAGCGCGCTGTCAACCCCAACACCAG TCTGATCAAGATCGACGGTGTTGACAACACTGAGGCCGCAAA CTTCTACCTGGGCAAGAAGGTCGCTTTCGTCTACCGGGCTAAGCGTGAGGTCCGGGGCTCCAACATCCGGGTGATCTGGGGCAAGGTCACCCGCCCTCACG GCAACTCCGGCGTTGTCCGCGCACAGTTCCGTCACAACCTTCCCGCAAAGTCCTTCGGTGCTACTGTCCGTGTCATGCTCTACCCCTCCAACATCTAA